The following proteins come from a genomic window of Halomarina ordinaria:
- a CDS encoding V-type ATP synthase subunit D, producing the protein MASDVKPTRKNLMAIEDRIELSERGHDTLEKKRDGLIMEFMDILDQAQDVRSELGEAYETAQRNINMARAMDGDIAVRGAAAALKEHPEITTQSKNIMGVVVPQIESSKVKKNLDERGYGLVGTSARIDEAAEAYEELLEQIILAAEVETAMKKMLEEIETTKRRVNALEFKVLPDLYESQDYIEQKLEEQEREEIFRLKKIKAKKEESEEAEAEAIEELQRDPVPADD; encoded by the coding sequence ATGGCCTCAGACGTCAAGCCGACGCGCAAGAACCTCATGGCGATAGAGGACCGCATCGAGCTCTCCGAGCGCGGTCACGACACGCTGGAGAAGAAGCGAGACGGGCTCATCATGGAGTTCATGGACATCCTCGACCAGGCCCAGGACGTCCGCTCCGAGCTCGGCGAGGCGTACGAGACCGCCCAGCGCAACATCAACATGGCGCGGGCGATGGACGGCGACATCGCGGTCCGCGGCGCGGCCGCGGCGCTGAAGGAACACCCCGAGATAACCACCCAGTCGAAGAACATCATGGGGGTCGTCGTCCCGCAGATCGAGTCCTCGAAGGTGAAGAAGAACCTCGACGAGCGCGGCTACGGCCTCGTCGGTACCAGCGCCCGCATCGACGAGGCGGCCGAGGCCTACGAGGAACTGCTCGAACAGATCATCCTCGCCGCCGAGGTGGAGACGGCGATGAAGAAGATGCTCGAGGAGATCGAGACGACGAAGCGCCGCGTCAACGCGCTCGAGTTCAAGGTCCTCCCCGACCTCTACGAGAGCCAGGACTACATCGAGCAGAAACTCGAGGAGCAGGAGCGCGAGGAGATCTTCCGCCTGAAGAAGATCAAGGCGAAGAAAGAGGAGAGCGAGGAGGCCGAAGCCGAGGCCATCGAGGAACTCCAGCGCGACCCCGTCCCCGCCGACGACTGA
- a CDS encoding phosphotransferase family protein, producing MTDSTPSLRTPELDSYLSDRLETAVTGIEVLNDGLNLVAAVSTDEGRYVLRRPNKLRHTELFNDLLREYRLLERLRPTAIPAPSPVLFCDDESLLGDAFFLTTYLDGETVPLGTDLPERFRTPGARRRVAHHLVDVLAAIHSLDPEPFETVCGRTTPREQVTHATARLDAAASVTGRNLPRLRRVGQWLRRNAPAGPETALVHGDYRPGNVLFAGNDRPELTGVLDWETAMFGDPRTELGYLLLRWRDDGDPALPLDDLNATYPDDALREVQVANERGLAPFTAAPGSPDRGELIARYEDQTGLTYEADDRFYRAHAAFMLATVWEDLHRHRLETGAESDWPPHVDYMAMVAESIVEHDS from the coding sequence GTGACCGATTCTACGCCCTCTCTGCGTACCCCCGAACTCGACTCCTATCTCTCCGACCGGCTGGAAACGGCCGTCACCGGAATCGAGGTGCTCAACGACGGCCTCAATCTGGTTGCGGCGGTCTCGACCGACGAGGGGCGATACGTCCTGCGACGGCCCAACAAGCTCAGACACACCGAACTATTCAACGACCTGTTACGGGAGTACCGGCTGCTCGAACGGCTCCGACCGACCGCGATACCCGCTCCGTCGCCGGTCCTGTTCTGCGACGACGAGTCGCTCCTCGGCGACGCGTTCTTTCTCACGACGTATCTCGACGGGGAGACCGTTCCGCTGGGGACCGACCTGCCCGAACGGTTCCGGACCCCCGGAGCGCGCCGTCGCGTCGCCCACCACCTCGTCGACGTCCTCGCGGCCATCCACTCGCTTGACCCCGAACCGTTCGAGACTGTCTGCGGGCGGACGACGCCGCGAGAACAGGTTACTCACGCGACCGCCCGCCTCGACGCAGCGGCGAGCGTAACGGGTCGTAACCTCCCGAGGCTTCGCCGCGTCGGTCAGTGGCTCCGGCGAAACGCCCCGGCGGGCCCGGAGACAGCACTCGTCCACGGCGACTACCGCCCGGGTAACGTCCTGTTCGCGGGAAACGACCGCCCCGAACTCACCGGCGTACTCGACTGGGAGACAGCGATGTTCGGCGACCCGCGTACCGAACTCGGCTACCTCCTGCTCCGGTGGCGCGACGACGGTGACCCGGCGCTCCCGCTTGACGACCTCAACGCGACGTATCCGGACGACGCACTCCGGGAGGTGCAGGTGGCGAACGAGCGGGGACTCGCCCCGTTCACCGCGGCTCCCGGCAGCCCCGACCGAGGTGAGCTAATCGCCCGCTACGAGGACCAAACCGGTCTCACCTACGAGGCGGACGACCGCTTCTACCGGGCGCACGCGGCGTTCATGCTCGCGACCGTGTGGGAGGACCTCCACCGCCATCGACTGGAAACCGGGGCGGAGTCGGACTGGCCGCCGCACGTCGACTACATGGCGATGGTCGCCGAGTCCATCGTCGAGCACGATTCGTGA
- a CDS encoding DUF6276 family protein: MTCPECAAPLVAFTVPDDVAAHVPEESASLALCSRCLALVASPPPTGAPEFDRVSEAFPEGDAGAAMAVGVGLLDSLALHRTDIEALFSFVEANGYDPLLVVDRLARQGSIQTPIDLDRRRHQLEQLME, translated from the coding sequence ATGACCTGTCCCGAGTGCGCCGCGCCGCTCGTCGCGTTCACCGTCCCCGACGACGTCGCCGCGCACGTCCCGGAGGAGTCGGCGTCGCTCGCGCTCTGTAGTCGGTGTCTCGCGCTCGTGGCGTCGCCGCCCCCGACGGGTGCGCCCGAGTTCGACCGCGTCAGCGAGGCGTTTCCCGAGGGTGACGCGGGCGCGGCGATGGCGGTCGGCGTCGGCCTGCTCGACTCGCTCGCGCTCCACCGCACGGACATCGAGGCGCTGTTCTCGTTCGTCGAGGCCAACGGGTACGACCCGCTGCTCGTCGTCGACCGTCTCGCGCGCCAGGGCTCCATCCAGACACCCATCGACCTCGACCGCCGGCGCCACCAGCTCGAACAGCTCATGGAGTGA
- a CDS encoding A24 family peptidase, protein MVHALAVAPPFGGVPDLLRLLAVPVFAWAAYRDLRTRRVSNATWLPLVAVGALALALDALALLDAPGLARRVFVVRLAVSLGLVAPLGYLFWRLGGFGGADAKALMTLALLFPSAPAYALGDLVFPLAPGALGVLSLSVLTNAVLVGLAYPLALAGRNLLDGHRSRWLFVGRPVPSERADREYGRLLGSPGDDRGGLDLDALRMYLRWRGTSLSTLRADATTYRDPATLPATPNTPGDGSLASFDAPSTPLPARADGGTGRTDDPWGAAAFLASIEGTAYGTTPDRLRAGLDALCEEDSVWVSPGLPFVVPLFVGLVVALVVGDLLFLALGAAGVV, encoded by the coding sequence GTGGTACACGCGCTCGCCGTCGCGCCGCCGTTCGGCGGCGTCCCCGACCTGCTCCGCCTGCTCGCCGTCCCCGTCTTCGCGTGGGCGGCGTACCGCGACCTCCGTACGCGCCGGGTGTCGAACGCGACGTGGCTCCCCCTGGTCGCGGTCGGCGCCCTCGCGCTGGCGCTGGACGCGCTCGCGCTCCTCGACGCACCCGGTCTCGCCCGTCGCGTGTTCGTCGTCCGTCTCGCGGTGAGCCTCGGCCTCGTCGCCCCGCTCGGCTACCTCTTCTGGCGACTCGGCGGGTTCGGCGGCGCGGACGCGAAGGCGCTGATGACGCTCGCGCTCCTCTTCCCGAGCGCGCCGGCGTACGCTCTCGGCGACTTGGTGTTCCCGCTCGCCCCCGGTGCGCTCGGGGTCCTCTCGCTCTCGGTGCTCACGAACGCCGTCCTCGTCGGTCTCGCCTACCCGCTCGCGCTCGCGGGGCGGAACCTCCTCGACGGCCACCGCTCGCGGTGGCTGTTCGTCGGGCGTCCCGTCCCCAGCGAGCGCGCGGACCGCGAGTACGGCCGCCTGCTCGGGTCGCCCGGCGACGACCGCGGCGGCCTCGACCTCGACGCCCTCCGGATGTACCTCCGGTGGCGGGGGACCTCCCTGTCGACGCTCCGGGCGGACGCGACGACCTACCGCGACCCGGCGACGCTCCCCGCCACCCCGAACACCCCCGGCGACGGGTCGCTCGCCTCGTTCGACGCACCGTCGACGCCCCTGCCCGCCCGGGCCGACGGCGGGACCGGACGGACTGACGACCCGTGGGGGGCGGCGGCCTTCCTCGCGAGCATCGAGGGGACCGCCTACGGGACGACCCCCGACCGTCTCCGGGCGGGCCTCGACGCGCTCTGCGAGGAGGACTCGGTGTGGGTCTCCCCCGGTCTCCCGTTCGTCGTCCCGCTGTTCGTCGGCCTCGTCGTCGCGCTCGTCGTCGGCGACCTGCTCTTCCTCGCGCTCGGGGCGGCGGGCGTCGTCTGA